The Lycium ferocissimum isolate CSIRO_LF1 chromosome 8, AGI_CSIRO_Lferr_CH_V1, whole genome shotgun sequence DNA segment ttCTAATCAGTACTATTCTTATATAGCCTACCTAACGACCCTTAAGTGAATGCCAATTTGCAATGGAAGTACTACCGTGACTattgtttcatcaatttttaCATTAATGCTGGAAAAGTTTGTGACCCGGAAATATCAGCTTTAAATAAACATCTACTTCCCTTTTTGGTTCAAAAGTAGAGTTTCTTTGTCGTTTTTGAGATGTGGAAACATCTTTCGAAAATGCGAAGGGGAAGATGCGTACCATATAGGTCATATATGGACCCTTTTCCTAGCTGGGAGCAATAACCCTTTATTAGTTTTTGGGTGTGCCTTTCATGCCTTAACAAAGTAGAAGAGTAGAAAGTTTTGGAAAACTAGGTATGATGTGAAAATAAGACAGAAGGAGAATAGCTAGACGAGATTAAAGTGattttatacaacttttgaaTTTTACACATTGGGAGAAAGAACTATCTAGGGAATTTTAAGAATTGCAACTTTCTTTTATTCTGCATAATATTCATTGGTGTTAAAACAATAAAGTTAATAAGGTAAAGACAAGTGCATCGGTGGTATCGAATAACTTATCTTATATTTTGTGCAGGCATTGTAGGGTCAGTACTTGCTAAGGAAGGACGATTGCCAAGTGTCTCCGATATTTTCTCAGGAGCATTTAAGGTCTGGTTGCTATTCACTGATTAGTGTTTTCAGAGCGTTGGTTGCGTTGATTTTAGTTTCTCTACCATGTCAATTTGAAATGAGCTAAATCTAACACATTGTGTCCTCTGACTGCAGATTGCTTTGAAGGGAATTAAACAGGATAATTCAACCAATTCAACTCCAAAGCCAAAAAATGATTCTTTGCTGCAGCAGGTTTTGCAGTTTCCCCTTGCTTGTTCATTTTTGCTGCATATGGTTTTACTCATCTTTGGAACTTGTGATTTTTCTTAGTTTGTTCATTGTATGATTATGCTGGAGTTAGAATATAAAAATTTCTTGTAAACCTAAAGTTTTGCATGTCATCCTCGACAAGTGGATATCGGTTTGGAAGTTTCTTCATGGAATAGGTAGAAGGCGTGGGATATAGAAGATTGATTTTTGTATGTGGGGCATGCCATACATATGCAGTAATTTTTCAGTAGGTGTCCGGCCCATATGAGAGTCTGAGAGAGGAGATTAGGACGTCTTTTGGTCAGCATAGAAAGCTTTagcattttctttttgttggttATTTTGGGGAACTAAACTTTGGAGGGGATCTGGGAGAAAATTTAGTTAATAACTGAAGGATGGGAAGTAGCTTGTACACATAGGAAATTGAATGGTGTATTGAGAAAGGAATGGATTAGCATATGTGGAGTATCCTGTTAAACTGCCAAACAAATGTGGCAAGGAAGCTTTGATAACAGAAGCCTGCAAGCTAGCTAGGCAGGTAGGTGATCGTGGAAGGTTTTTTGTTGATACAGAGAGGCTATTAGGAAGGAAGTTGTCTCCCCAATTTAATCATAGCCTAGTGTATCATTGCTTTCTATGAGAAGACATTATTTGTCCAAGTCTTGgactatttcttttttcttggatttttcaCCAGAGTATTATGGTTATTGAAGATAATGGTATTACTAGTGTGGGTACTTTGAACCAAGGGCTATTTTATTAGCATTTTAAGCTAAATATTTCTCTCAGTTCCAGTGTCTCTCTTATAACAACTCTCCCATAAGGCCATAACAAAAATACCACTTCATTCCTTTTTCTGATGCACTTATTTGATTAAtgatagacttatttttttttataaccatGGTGCCGGGCCAGCTTGGgggcacctcgactaattccacgggatacctATATCTCCCACCAACAACAGGTACCTagtaactctatccaccaatGGTTagacagatgggaagaaatcacctagtgtttttgtctcCACTGGAATGTGAACCTGAGTAAAATGATAACTTATATGTGTCACAAATAGTTGTTTCTTTACAGCGATTTTACTACTACATGCGTTTTAGTTTTCAAAGTTAAAAAGGACTGTGCCCCAGCGCTTGATGCATATGGCTTAAAATGCCCCCTGTTCCAGTTTTGCATTTTTCTAGGACAACAGTATAGGTGTCAAGGAGAAATAGGGGAGGTGGATGATTTGTTGAGCTGATGGGAGGCATCTTTTACCCAATAGCGGAGAGATGAACCAAGATTTCATGATGAACAGGGTTAGGAACTAATACTTGATTTAGACGTGCAAAATTGTCCTCTGGAAAAGGAAATGCTGAATGAATTGGTCGTAAATTATGAGATTTTGTAATCATTCGCGTTGACGGCTATCATGTTGTGAAGGAACTTGTCTCTGAAATTAACTTGGACTtaactcatttttattttatatattgaaTGCCTACACGTGTCCATTATCTTTCCTCGTTTCTTCACCTATGTGGGCTGGTGGGCTGGACATAGGTCTTTGGCTATCTCGAGCTATTTTGTGAATAAGGATCTCTGGGCTCAAGTAAGCTCAATGTttgcttatttttatgtttattatATCGTGTCCATTATGAACTTGAGCTCATAGGTCTTTGGCTATCTCGAGCTATTTTGTGAATAAGGATCTCTGGGCTCGTTAATGATTGCTTAGATGTCCATGACTCAATTCATCTGACCCGTTAAGATtgctttgtgtttttttttttttttttttttacaatggTAACATTTCTATATATTAACTGGTATACTATACCAAAATGTATAGTCCCCAAGTAGACAATTACAAAAGTAGGATCACTCTAGCTATGTTTCTTTTACAAATTGTCTAGAACATCAAAAAATATACATAGATGCTATTAAGTATCTTTCTTTTAGGTTATATATTTGATGGTCATTCGGTATTGAGATTAGAGTGAGTTCTTGGGGACATAGATGGTGCGGGAACATCATCCTAAGATTCACATTTCCGAACATGTACATAATTTCATGTCAAAAGGAGATGCTAGTCCAAGAATTATGGAGTATGCAAGGGGGGTAGTGCATTCGTATTTGAGGTTTAGGAGGAATTCTTAAATTTGAGAGGTTGAAAAATTTCGAAATTTGGTCGCTCCACAAACAAACTTCACAGGATAGACAATATGCATGGAAATGGGAGGCAGGGGAAACAATATCTTTTCAGTTAAGTCCCGTTATGAGAAGCTTCCTATCTAGGGAGGAGTCAGTTTTTCCACGTACCTCAGTATGGATCCCTAAGGTACCAAgaaagatgtattttttcacttGGCTAGTAGCGAGTGGGGTGATCTTTATGACAGACAACTTGAGGAAGAGAAAGATTACTCTTGTAAGTTTGTTCGTCATGTGTAAAGAATCAGGAGACGATGTAAATCACCTCCTTTTGCATTGTCGGACAGcatcctgtttatggtgtgacaTTTTGAGATGGTCCGGGGCACCGTGAAAGAAACATTGTTCAGCTAGACTTTTATAGACGGAGGAGAAGGCACAGGGCATGGGTTGCTCCTCTAGCACTTATGTGGGCCTTACAGAGAGATGAATAGGAGAGCTTTTAAAAGAGTAGGGAAGGATCTTGTACACTTCAGGAATAACCTCTTATCCCTTATATGCTTTTGGTGCACCCATGGGAGTCTTGTTTGTATAGAAGATTGTGTGTCATTCGGAGAAAACCATGCAATTTTGTAAGGTTTTCTATTGTTTTGTATACTCCTTTTATACGGGCATGCTCTTTGCCCTTCTTTTAAAGAAACTTTTCCTTgtcaaatagaaaaaataatttggtcATTTCTATTTTTCTGCAACAATTTGAGAAGATCTTAATTTACTGTATTCAATTTTAAGATTTGCTTAAGCTATACATTTTTTAGAATTTCCCAATAGACCTGAAAATGTGCGCATGGACTGAAGTTCGAGTTTGAGCTCATTCTAAGCTCGTTCAGTTTATTGACATGAGTCGCGCTCAACTCTCAAGATTGATTTGAAGCTTGATTATGACTGGAGGTTGACTTATATGCACTCGACGTCAAGCTTGAATATGCAGACCTTGGAGGTTTGGGGTTTGCAGTTCATAGAATTAAACATTGTCTGGTGCTTGGAGATCATATAGCTTATATTCACTAAAACAGCCTTTTGTTGATTTCCTTCTCCTGTAAAACGTCCTTGTATATGGTTCAATATAATGCTTGCGCagctcaaaagaaaaagaacattgATGTGTAGCAAGTATTTTTTGTGCCTTGTGTAGTTGCTTTACATTATCACTCCTTTTCTATAAGCTGTCAATGTTTTTCTCTTTAACCAAAAAAAGTGGTTTAATTGATTTCTAATATCAGCATACCTGATGCTCTGAATTCAAAAGGTCTCATATAGCTTATATTCACTAAAACGGCCTTTTGTTGATTTCCTTCCCCTGAAAAACATCCTTGTATATGGTTCAATATTATGCTTGTGCagctcaaaagaaaaagaacatcgATGAGTGTACAAGTAATTATTTGTGCCTTGTGTAGTTGCTTTACATTATCACTCCTTTTCTGTAAGCTGTCAATGTTTTTCTCTGTAAAAAAAGGCGGTTAATTGATTTCTAATATCAGCATACCAGCTGCTCTGATGTTCAAAAGGTCTTATTTACAGAGAATGATTTTCTTTACAGGTTAATAGCTTACGGCAGGAGCTGCAACTGTTGGCTTCAAATAGATCTGTTACAATTGTGACATCAAGTGGATCAGGTTTCTGTTACTACAGATTGTTAGTTGTATATGGAAGCAATTAAATATTCTTCCtgtaccaaaagaaaaaaaaaaaaaatcttctgcCTTCAGGTGGAAACAACAAGACCTTTACCCCAGGAGTGCCTCAGGACATATCTGTTGTCATTTTCTCAATCTACTGAGACAAACTGTGGTCTCATTGTCAGTGTTCCACATGCCTTGCAAATTAAAATCTCTTTACCTGAAatacttttttgttttgcttcacTTGTAGCATTATTTCTTGCAGAGACCAATGATATTTTGTGATTCTATTTTACGCATTTAACttgttttttaaattctatTCAGGTTCTAGCAGATATACTGTAatcattgttgttgtggtgatgGGGTATGGTTATGTGTGGTGGAAGGTAAcaccttttatttctttctgcTAGATAGAATTGTATGTCATCATAATGTTGGATGCAAAAATTATGTCTTGTAATTCACGTTCAAGTAACTAGCCTTCATTTACTGATCGACAACACCGTCCTTATTTCAAGGAATGGAGTGATCGGGTACAGATTATTTCCTTGCTCTAAGAGTTTATTGTTCCTAATATATGCCTTTTTTCCGAGAATCGTAACAGTTAAACTATATATCCACAGGTTTACTACATCCAAAAGTGTAGTGTCCCCCTCCAAATGCGTTACAACTTACATTGCCTTGACTATTACGTTATATCATAACCAGTCTAAAGCTGTAAAAATATCTACTGCCTGATCTATCATTTCCTGTTTACACCATAAGTAATATAAGTCTAGGCAGTTTAACTTCACTCTCTGCATGCTGTTTTGTTTGTCCTCAAAGCATCTTTGATTTCTCTCCTTCCAAATTGTCCACCatatacttgctgggacaataTTCCATCTCTCCTCCTTTGCTGCATTTCCATCTCTGTTCCACACTTCATCACCTCTTTTATATTTCCTGGTTTCACCCATTTGATTTTCCTCATCTTGACAAAAATCTGGCAAAGCTGGTCTGTCCACTTTCAAACAAATCGTTGAACTAAAAGGCAATTGACATAGCGAATCATAGGTATATGATTTTAGTCTACTGtgctgtgtgtgtgtgtgtgtgtgtgtgttaatgagGGGAGCTTTATAGTTAAATTATTTGCCTGCTAGTTCGGATGCCATAGGCTTGAATATTTTTCTTCCTGAGTTTCTTGCTAATGACTGCACCTTAGAATTGACTTGCATGCTTGTAGGGTTGGAAGCTTCCTGAATTAATGTTTGCGACCAGGCGGAGCTTATCTGATGCATGTGGCAGTGTGTCCAAACAGCTTGAGAGTGTATATACATCTATTGCTGTAAGTTCTTAATTCCTGATTTACGGTTCTTATCTATACTATTCTAAATGTACAAAGTCCCTACGCAAAATGTTGATAGacttttttttatcctttaaaAAAGATTTCACATTTGACAAAATTGTAATTTAATcatttttgtaatattttgactTTGAAATCAACTgcttcctctgtcccaatttatgtgatgcagTTTGACTGcgcacggaatttaagaaagacAAAAATACTTGAAATTTGTCATCGAAAACAAGCCATAGACATATGTGTGACTATAAATCTCATTAAggtaaaatggaaattttaatgttaatttatttctaaatacataaaagttatcattctttttaggacaaactaaaaagaaaagtcacataaattgggacagagggagtaaaatTTTTGTTATTAAATCTGTCCTTATTTTAGTTATATAGAACCCCTAACTATGTTTTCTATCCCTTGGTGGGGAGGCAGTTAGTAAGTTTACTGGAGAGATATCTGTTAAGATTATGACCATTGCTTGCTTGCCTGCTGTAATGTTGTGTTCTATGAGATCTTCAccttttatgttatgttttggtgtCTTTGAAATTTATTGGGTCCCTTTATGTTGCCAGGCCACAAAGCGTCATTTAACTTCACGAATTGACCGCGTGGATTCTAAAATTGACGAGTGTGTGGACAATACTGCTGCAACGAGAGACGAGGTAAGGCTAATAATGGCTTGTAATTTTAGTTAAGTTGAAGCTTTGAGATTTCTTGTTGACGCAGCACCATTCAATGTATAGGTTTCTGAAATTCGAGGAAAAGTGAGAACATTTGGTGAGGATGTCCAGTCAGTACACCTTGTTGTCCGATCACTTGTGAGAAAATCTTCTTTCCATCAGCATTTCCatatgtatctttttttttttttgttatttttatttcgcCTCGTTAGCAAGATTTGATTGTCTTGTGGAAATGAAAACCGCCTTTTCCTATATGAACAGGAGACAAAAATTAGTAGAATTGAAGGGAGGCAGGTATTTGAATAGGCTTGCTAATTTCATAATGTTGGTTTAGATTAAATTATGTCCATGTTATAGTCATGGTGGTATTCTGATCTGTGTAGAATGAAACAAACTTTGGCGTGGGAAAGTTGGTTTCCTTTGTTAGGAGCATTGAAACTAGTAGAGCAAAGGAGCAGATTGAGGTATGACTTGTCTTATTGTttgatttcttcttttcctaattttttcttctaataACCTGTTGTCTTCAATATGTAGGCACCCCCATCTAGCTCATCTAGACCTGCCCTTGAATTACCATCAGTAGCTCCCTCAGCACGGGTAAATTCTGAAACTATTTTCACATTGCTGGGTCAATAGTTTCGTTGTTTTATATTTAGAACTTATCGTGCTGCAGACCTAGTTCTTTCTTCCTTCTCTTGTTTGTGTTTGTTGGGGAGTTGGAAAAGTTGAATGATTTACTTATATCTATTGCAAGACCACGTTGGTTATGACTTGTCAAAGCATATCTTCAGTCATCTGGACAGGCACTCTGCTgcttttgtataaatagattcGAAGTCCTCCAATTCACATTATAGAGTGATTTCTTTGCTTTTTATATTAGATTTTTCCAGTTTTTTTGAATGCCAATCTTGTGATAACTATGCACGGTCTATTAATAACTTgcattttgcttcttttttttttttttttttgtagaccGGGTCTTTGCCTCCAAATTTATCAGTCGAACCACAATCTCCATCTGCTTCTAGCGTATCTCCGAAGGTTAGTTAATTGGTTAAATTTTGCAGCTATTAATTCTGCCCCATTTAAGAGTTCATTAACTTTATAGAAAAGCAGTTTTACAAGCAAAATTCTAATTTAGCTTCGATTGGATACAACATGGCACTGGGCCCTTCCCAGAGTGTAAGTACCTTCTAGAAGTATTTCAACCTTGTTCTGAACAATCTTACTACTTCAGAAGTAAAGATCTTCCAATAGTTTGTTGAGCTGGAGAATATGCTAGCTATAAATTGTTGGATGTGTTAATTTTGCTTGCACCACAATGAAAGCAAGAACGGTCTCAATATCTTTGAAACCTGCTTTCCAATTTTGGGgttcaacaaaaaagattatTGAAGGTGTTTTTGTCCTACACATGAAGAAGCTCTTTATCATTTCTACTAATAAAAGGATCTAATCCTCTTTTAAACTTTTGCAGCGTCCTTTGCATGGTGCTGTATCTGCTTCAGGTCTGAAGGTAGTaatgattttcttttaagtttCAACCTTTTTAACCATGGCTATAGAGATCTGAAATAAGACCctttttgttttcctctcttcaGGATCTTGGAGGTATATCAGATGTAGTCGAAGTGTCGAGTGAAAGCAGTCCTCAGGTTTCCAATGCCGTTTTCACCTCAGAACAGAGGAGCAATGAGAACTCTGGTTATGGTGGTGTGTTTGGGCGTAAGTTTCCAGGCTTTGGTGCTTCTTTTCTCACAAGGAGCCGCAGTGCTATGCAGAATCCTAAGTGAGCCAGTTCATCAATCATTAAAATAATTGAACTTTTCTATGGTATATATTCGAGGTTAGTGTTGCTAGCTGCTGAGCATCTTGGCTCAGGGAgtattttgccatttttggaTGGCCGAATTTTGTAGAGCCAATATTTACCGAGTTAAACTTAGGATACATGTTAAGTTCAGGCTAGAAATTGTCTACATACTGTTAGATAAGCTGAAGAAAGGCAAAACAGGAAATTGGACAAGGGGTTCTTCATGTCAAGTTATTTATCGCCTgcacttcatcaaaaaaatttatctGCTGTTTCTGCATTTTCATTTGTCTGCAGCTTGTCATACCTAGGTCTTTGCATTCTACCTGTTGGGTTGATTTGCTGTCTGTAGTACTTAGACATGGAGCAGTTAACTGTCTCAATGAGGACTAATGTGTAGTCCAGGAACATGTACCATTGTCCGTTGGGGCATTCATGTTGCAAATGATACTCAATATGCATCAGCGGAGATGATCGTATTAATGAATCGTCCGGCTTTGACAAGGTTCTTGGCTGGTAGACATGAAAGCATACGCTTATGAAGACTTAACCTTAAGCATGGGTTACTAGTTAATTGGTATAAATGTAGTTGATTGGTATAAATGTTCACAGAACTCTCTTCACGTTCCATATGCAAATTACTTCTGCCTATTATCCAGAAATAAGTAGACTACTCATTTGCTTACAATGTTTCGGGCTAGGTAAGAAAGACCTTCACCTTTGAATGCTCTGGTGTTGGCGCTTGGCATCTACAATAATTTGAATAAGATTATTATGTAAATCCATTCCCTTCTAGATCTTACTtgatacgaatcgatttgggggaaacaccaaatcaataCTTAAACGCTGAATTAAGGATAAACAagaaattggggatgagaattgaagaaaaggggatgagaaatagaggataaaagctagaccctaatgataatgaatctatggacaaacttaaatgagaaatagaggataaaagctagaccctaatgataatgaatctatggacaaacctaagtatatgaaacctagatCCTTTCAATTGGATTCAGTCAATAGAACCTaagctatttgaaatcaagttAAGAGATATTCAATTGAATCCACAAGTGAACAATCTCTTCATGAAATCTATGGAAATGAGATTcaaaaccaacaatggaatTCACCATTAACTAAGCTAACCCTAAACAAACTCACACTCCttagagtattcaatacataattcattcaatctaactaatgaaacaaagacaagctatatatatataagctaagtaaagaagactaatgggcaattacaatgctacccttaacaAGTAAGGGC contains these protein-coding regions:
- the LOC132067400 gene encoding uncharacterized protein LOC132067400, with protein sequence MALPLGKLTIIVGAGIVGSVLAKEGRLPSVSDIFSGAFKIALKGIKQDNSTNSTPKPKNDSLLQQVNSLRQELQLLASNRSVTIVTSSGSGSSRYTVIIVVVVMGYGYVWWKGWKLPELMFATRRSLSDACGSVSKQLESVYTSIAATKRHLTSRIDRVDSKIDECVDNTAATRDEVSEIRGKVRTFGEDVQSVHLVVRSLETKISRIEGRQNETNFGVGKLVSFVRSIETSRAKEQIEAPPSSSSRPALELPSVAPSARTGSLPPNLSVEPQSPSASSVSPKRPLHGAVSASGLKDLGGISDVVEVSSESSPQVSNAVFTSEQRSNENSGYGGVFGRKFPGFGASFLTRSRSAMQNPK